The Candidatus Methanoperedens sp. nucleotide sequence CCCGCGCACGGTAAGTGACAGGTCGTGTCCTCCTGAGATAAGACGGACTGACACAACTTCAGGGAATTTGGCTATCCGCTCTGCAATAGTATCATACCCTGTCCTTGAACGTAAAACGACCTTTAGCTCGATAATTGCATATACATATTCTTCACCCGCTTTTTCCCAATCAATTACGGTCTTGTATTTCCTGATAATTCCCTTTTTTTCCATTTCCTTTATCTTTGAGGCAACCTGTGCTTCCGTAAGCCCTGTCATTATTGCTATTTCTTTTGGCTGTATTTTTGGGTCATTTTCAAGAATATCAAGTATTTCTTTCATTGTCTTGCCTCGCGGGTTTTTATTGTTCTGGGAGGTAATAGGTTTTGCCATGAGAAATATTGATTCTTTTCC carries:
- a CDS encoding Lrp/AsnC family transcriptional regulator produces the protein MKEILDILENDPKIQPKEIAIMTGLTEAQVASKIKEMEKKGIIRKYKTVIDWEKAGEEYVYAIIELKVVLRSRTGYDTIAERIAKFPEVVSVRLISGGHDLSLTVRGKSMKDVAFFVAEKIATLEQVQGTVTHFVLRTYKQDGDILFEKERSERLPVSP